GGCAAAAGACACGTCACCGtatgcaaaaaagaaatgcaaaaaaagGTCTTCGTTATttccttcactattggtagtgctgttttttcctcaaaaaatgaagaaagGAGTCCTCCTCTTACTCTCTAGCAGTCGATAAACGAAAATTGTGCATATATTTGTTCGTCAGATCAAGAGCAACATATTCCAAATCCACGGCCGTTCTGCAGTTACTAGGATCCATCCATATCAGAAGTATTTTTAGCTAGACGGCGCTATGGCCCATGGCTAAACCTACTTTCACCCACCAGTATACCAGCACGCAACCACTCGGATTTTCCCCCGGACAGCAGCCGGCCACGTCTATCCGTACCTGCAACCTTAAAGCTAGCATGGTGTTCCCGTGGCTCCATCGAAACCGTCCGGAGTCCGTCGGCCCGGGCTGCCACAACTTGTGTGGGCTCGAGTGTTATCCGTGTCAGTTGCAACTCCTGTTACTATTCGCTGCCCCTCCGGCCTCCGTACGTGGCATGTGTTGTTTCCTCATAGGCTTGGGGCCTCCGGCTGCTACCTCGTGGCTGCCGGTGCCTCGTAGGCTCGCTCCGGCCGGCTGCTGATGACTCGTAGGCTCCAGGTCTCCGGCTGCTACCCGCTGGGCCTGGCTGCTGGTGCTTTTCGGCGACCTCGGCCTCCGAACTAGCTAGTCTGACTCGTCTTCCGATCACCCGTGGGCCGTGGACGTAGAGTATGTCTCTGTTCTTTCCCTCCATGTTCAGGTCTTCAGGACAGATGCGAAAGGTCCATTGACATCAAATTCTCCTTCACATTCGTGCTTCGGGCGAAAGCGTAGCATGGCAAAGCCAGTGCCAGCGATGGCAGCAGCTTCAATCTTGTTGGAGTCGTCCTAGCGGATGTTGCCATGTTGATCGGTGCCGCAGCCGCAGTGGGGTGCCCTTGCTGggctgttgttgttctctCTGTTTTCAACTGGACTTCGGCCAAACAATGTTGGCATATCATACTTATGCCAGTTTTGAATGATGGGAAACAACACATGAAAGAATTCAAGGATGACATGCATTGAAGTTCCTTTGTGTGTGGGCATCCATGTATTCAAGAATATGGGACTGTCATCGCATACATGTAGCTGTAGTGAGGTTTTCCTGAAGAATTGTGCCTTCTCTGGCTCTAACTATTGACTTCCAGTACAACGTTACATTTTACAACAATGTTGTTCAAGCTCAGAAAGAATGAAGAGTACACTCAAACACATTATTCTACAGCTGCACCAAAGCATTTTGCCTTCAGCATCGGAAAGAATCATATGCTTATCTGGAGCCAAAATTCAGACTAGTGTACCCCTAAACAAGTAACAATTTATCTTGGAACATATATATCACATGCTTGCTTCGATCTCCTTGGGCCGCCACATGGTTTTCTGGACGCACAGCAAACCCTCGTTGCCCTTGGCGTAGGTCATGGTTACCTCCCAGTGTAGGGACTTTGCCATGCCTTCGAGTTCGATTATTGTCTCTGCGCTATCCCTCACAATCAATTTGCCTTCTGGCCTCAATATCCGGTCAACCTCGGCAAAGACTCCCAAcaatttgcatctgcaaacaGATAATGCAATTGCTTGAGAAGATACAATTATGCAATGGGTATTACTTGCACAAACAAGCTGTTGGCacccattaaaaaaaacttgttggATTCAAACCCAGGAATATTATAAACATGGAATAGGGTGGCATGTGGAGTGGATGATTCtttgaaaaaaatggaaattgTACAAAGAAAGGTATTTGGATGCACTATAGGAATAATTTAGAAAATCGTTTCTTCaagttctcaaaaaaaatatcatgatGTTTGAGTTGATGTTTGGAATCCTCCAAAAACTGGAGGAAAGGGAAGTTTACCATAATACTTTCAGGGTGTACGTGTGATGGAAGGGGAATTATAGGGAAAATTCCTAAAGGGTTCAAATTAGCCCTAGTTTTCGCTGAAGTACTTGCATTGGTCAGTTTGGCTCCAGTGCATTGCTCCAATAGCACATAAAATTACAGAAGGATATACTTATGTTGCTTTTGCTATTGTGATGGATTCTAATAATCCCCCACCCGCTTTTGcttattttattgtttggtCAACCAACCTTtcctttttgtgtgtgtatttttctacagcatattaaaaaataaatttagcaCAGTTCAGCAACCACAAACTTAGCCTTAACCAGTCAGTAAAAGTAAAGCTCTCAATGAGATTGATTAAATGCTAGTCTAACGTCAAGCACAGAAAGCCTACACTCTTTGGATAGAACTAAACTACTATCAAGTATGAAGAAACTGCTATCACTGGGACAGTAAAATACTGACCTCTTTTTCAGCTTTGAAAACAGATGATCTGCATGCAGTAGGTCATATGTTCTTGGGTAAGTGCTGAAAGATTCACACCAATCATGATACATTCCAAACAAGCCACGCTCATAAATTATGGGCAGTGTGTCAGGAGAATCAATTGGCACAATATTCATAACCCAGACTTGTCGCTGGCCCCTCAGAGCTGCAGCAAAACTGCAATGCCACAAGGTAAAACATTAGTTAAGAAATGGAAATAAAAAGGTGCCAAAACGCAACTCATCTTGACCAGTCTTGAATGAAACATTGTGAAGGGAGTTCATTTTCGATTCCAACCATGACATCAGGAGATTAAAAATGGTTTTACATCTTTGCAGAACTCaaatggaaataaaaaaatgataaGTGAAATGGGGACGAGTTGCCCATTACATTTGTTGATAGCACAGTCCCAACAAATAATAGTaggagtaaaatgcacccgagGTCCCTACTCTTTCGCGAAAGTGTCAAGTAGGTCCCaaatctttgaaaatgcacgtttaggtcctcattgtttgttaagtggttcatctcAGGTCCCTCGCCTGTATGCACAGCTCCGGCCGCATGACATGGCTGCCACCTAggctttgggcccacacgtcaggcgaACACGTGGTGCTGCCACCTAGGATTAGTGACATCTGCATGTATACAAAAATGGAATCTTTTTACCACTCTTGCAGAACTCATCCTTCTCTTGGTAgccacatttttctttttaggaaCATCTGCCACGCAAGGGGTTTTCTGTAAGATTGCAACGCCACGTCGTcacctgacgtgtgggcccaaagcctaggtggcagccacgtcatgcAGCCGGAGCTGTGCATACAGGCGAGGGACctgggatgaaccacttaCCAAACAATGAGAacctaaacgtgcattttcaaagattagGGACCTATTTGACACCTTCGCGAAAGAATAGGGACgtcgggtgcattttactctaatAGTAATGTAGGGCATTTTGACAATTTTGCAACTAAAACAAATCTTTCAATTTTCTTCATTACCAAATTTCTCATTTCTTGAAGCTGTTAGGCCAAAACCTTGGCAATATGATTCTGTGTATTGTACTTGTGTGCTATGATTCAATGTTTCCAAGATATTAGTTCTGTGAGATCGAAAGCAAACCATTTACTTACCCGCCATATACAGCTCTCATGTCCATGACATTTCTCACTTTAGACCAGTCGATTCCCATGCCATTCACGTAAGATTTACTTACAACACGCTTCCAGTGTGCATAATCTGCCTCAAAGTCTTCATTTGCTGGTTTTCCATAAACTCCAACATGAGAGCCATCGATCCAGAAGGGGGTCTTCTCAAGCCTTTGAGGCCAAAACTCTGGCCATTTTGACCCCCTCACTGATGGACCAACAGGCAATTTATGTATGCATGCTTGTAATGTAATATTCCTGCATAACACAACAGTGtaagaaaagcagaaaagtACTTCACATTGAAAATATAGCCCACTGAAAGAGCCTTAACCATACCATGAAGCATCTGCATCATCAGTTTCCTTGCATAATGGAGGGCTGTCTTCTGATCTTTTCTCATAGCAATTGTTGTCCATTGGCTTCTGATATATGGCCATACCAACTTGATTTAGTGTATCCTTTGTTTTCTTAACCATTTTCCAGCACATGGATTTTGTCAGAGAAGACATGGCTGAAAGAGTAAGCAATTGTGTGTTAAGATCTGGTCCACCTGGATGTTGGATGAAATTTTTTGCAGTTCGTTCACAGCATTTGTTTACTGTTTTGAGAACAATAGGCCTGGTCTTTCACTCTTTCCATTAGTTGGGTGCATCTAATGCTCACCAATAGTTCATTCTATTTTTTATCATAACTCGTGCTTTCAGCTGTTATTATAGGTAAAAGGAACAGTTAAAGAGAATTTAAAACTTCTGAACTTCAATTACAAACAACAGCATGGTTTTCTCTATTGGCAGATTGTGGTGtggtattttaaaaaaaaatgtgtaggCATTCAACCTGAGCAGTAGGATATTTTGTTCTGATGGACCAAAGTGAAAAGGTGCACTCTGATGGATTTGAATGTTCTGAGAAACTGAGGACAAAATATCTCTGTTTGGTATGTGGTCATTGATATTGCAACAGCATTCTTTACGAGAGTATGAGTGAAATTAAAGGAGATGGTCAGTACAATACCGTTCCATATCTCAACATCTTCAGGGAGCTTTTGGTAAACAGGAGTGGCGGACCACACAAAGTAACCACCAGGGCGTAGTAGTCGGTTCAATTCCAGCAAAAGCTTGCCACCTGAAAGTAACCGGTTGTTAAAAACAGTATTCATATTTTAtacatgagtttttttttctttttcagaacCAGGTTTCCTTTTCGTTACTTTTTATAATGGAAATACTATGCCGTTGTTTGCAGGAGATGGAGATAGGGAAAACATGGCACCAACAAGACAAACCTTCAATGTGCCAAGGGACTCTGCAGCGAGCACAATGAATGACATCAAAAACCCTGCTGGGATATGGAAGTCTCTTGGTGCCCATTACAGCTGATATTGCTGGAATTCCTCTCTCCAACGCAAACTGTACTTGAGCTTCATGCTCATCTTTTGGAGCAAATGACATTGTGAGCACATCTCTATCAAACATGTAGCCTCCAAAGCTGGCAACCCCACAACCAACATCTAGAATGACACGGCTTCGTTTACCCCATGCAATATCAGGTAATGCCTGCACACGGAAGTTCGATCAAAGCATGTAAATGTATAGACTGTGAACAAGTAACGATATAATGGTAGTATCTCCTTAAAGACACAATTCACCATCATGGTCCTTAAACATGTGCAAATTTCTTTTAGGGACTAGGGAGTAATAACAGCACTTGCCGCAAGATTTGTGCATGTTCAATAGTATTAATCAATCATTGCTGTGTAGAGTATGAGGCATAGTTGGTGCAACGATAATAAACCTGCTGAATAGTATCGATGTAGTGGAGTGCGCCATTCTTGAACTGTGTCCCGCCCCCAGGAAACAAGAGATGATCCCCAGAAACTTTAACCCAGTTTTGATGGCCCTTGTACTCTGCAAGCTTGGTGTGAGGGACGTTGCTGTACCATACCTGCGTAAATAGTGCAACTTGTAATAAGCAAAATGAGATCTTCATCGGCTAAAGGTTACCCAATGTTGTGAAAACATCATGCAAAGCCAGAAGTACCTTGTCCCTGCTCTTGGGCCACTCGATGGGCCGCTTATATCCTTCTGGAAGTGGAACAAGGCAAGTCGGAGGCTCGTCAGGGCAATGCCTCTCACGATGTTCATAATGTTTTGTAGAATGAAGCTTCTTAATAGCCTTCTCATTGTCAAGGCAAGGTATGTAATCTGTCACGGCACTGCTATTACATAGTTTCCAGCTATATGTGATTCCATCACCTGAAGATTTTGATGATGCTTGGgcttccttctccttctttgaCTCTGCTGCCTGCGTAGAGAATGACCCATTCTCAGTATTCGACTCCttcagaagttcagattgAGCCGCATCAGGAAACACCTCGTTAGCCTTCGCAGCCTGTTCCTTCTCTCCACTTTCTTCAACTTTCTCTTCTATTTGAGGCTGTTCAGTTGCATCTTGCATGGCATCATCACCAGACTTTCCTTCTTgatcttccttcttctctccaTTGAATTGATCAACATCATTTTCAGTTGTGGTCTCATTGTCTTTCCCCTCCTCGTCACCAGAACGCCCAGTTTCCCCACCCTCCTTCGAATTCTTTACCTCTGATTTTCCATTTGCATCATCAAATGAATCCTTAAcctcatctttttcttttggtgctTCCTTTTCCTCAGTCCTCTCCACAGGCTTCTCCATTGTGTCCTCAGTGAACTTCTCTTCCTCAGGAGCATCCCTGTTATTGTGCGACTCATCTGGAACATTATCATTATTGTCGGTATCCTCGAATTTCGCCGAACTTCCACCAGCATTGCCAGATGGTGACTCCTCGGTTGCGCCAAAATCAACAGCTGCACGCTGATCCCTTACCTCTGGTTTCTTATTTGACGACGCATCTAATGGTTCCGACTTCTTATTTGAAGAGGATACCTCTAGTGGGAAGACGGTGGACGATGTCATCATCCAGGCACCGACCAGGCAGAGCGCCACAAAAACGACGACGGTGGTCGTCGTGCACAACGACGAGGATGGCGACGAAGGCCGCCTCCCGTCCATCTTTGCACCTCGGCCAAATGCCATTAAACCTACTCTGGCATGTACAGGACGAGCTCACCTCCCACTCCACGCGGCTTGTTTATATCGAGTCCACCGACCAAACAACCCAAAGGTTGCAGCTTGGTCACACAGGCGCGCACCTAGAGCAAACTACAAACCGTCAGAACTCAGAGAACTAGAAGTTTTATCGATCACTAGATCTAAATAAGTAAATATTTTCTAAAAACAGAAGGTAAAAATCGGATCTGCCAGAACAATACCAACTCAAACACGCTCCTTTTATTACTATACTATCCGTTTCTCCTTCCCTGCTAAGGCAGCTCTTTCCAAGAAGAAAAGCCATGGAAAGAGCCAGGGACATCTCATAATATCAACAAACATGGAAACAAAACTACAAAAAGCGCGTGCATTAAAACACCTCGACTGACCAAAAATCTGGCAGACTCCATCCCTTCGACAAATCGCCACCGGATCTATGGCCTGAGCTTGTTCCGAGCTGGGTACCGACGGGCGCAATCTACTAGCAGGCTCCAGAACCACGAGAAGCGCGCTAAATCAACTAGCAAATCTCGAATGAACATGAACGAACAAGCTTTAGCTAGATCCCCTCCTGCAGACGGACACAGGggggagaaaagagagaaagaggggaGCAATGCAGAGGAGGTAGATTCGTACCTCGCCGGCCGGGGGAGCTGAGCTCCGATTCCGAGGGGATCTCGAGAGGGGAGGGGAGTGAGGCGTCCTTTGGGGTCTCGGATTCGCACTGGCCTCGCCGCGTTATAAAGGAGGGCTACAGCTAGGAGCGAGCAGTGGAGTGTGTGAAAGTGTGAGCGAAGGACGGAAGTCGGAAGGAGACGCTCGGCATTAAGCCGTACGCTCGGATTAAATTAGTGGGAATTTTTtgactaaaaaaatgttggatTCGTGGATCGACGTCTTTTGCAGATTTGCCCTTCGGAGCTCGCATTATTAGAACCTGgcattctatttttctttaacCACGTGGACTAGCTAGCAGTGCATAATTGACTGAGCAAATGCTAAAATGTTGGATTCGTGGATCGACGTCCTTAGTTGTCGCGCATAATCACGACAACTAATTTGGACCATCCGATTCTCAACTGATCCAAGGCCTCGTTGTAATCAATTTGTgagtttttctttcatttttcgAACTACTTTCATCCAACACACTGATGATGTTGAACATCAAAATTAGGGAGATGTTCCACGAATTCACCAACTTTCTCCCAGCACTTTTACACAACCGAGAGTATATAAAACGAAAACCTGAATTATTATTATTCTACAGCACAAAAAGGAAGCAATAAGCATCACGTACGGAACGCAAACATAGATGAGTACTCGCAGAACTGTTTATCGAAGGGTCGGAATGCAAAGATCGTGAGCCGGGAAATCAGCGTGAGCGGGAGAGAGGCCCTGTAGTATATGCTCCGCGTCAGCTACCTGCACCTCGCCCACTGCAGCACCTCCACCGACACGTAGGCCCACGCTCCCCGGGTCCGCTGTGAACCAGGCCCAAGGAGCGAGCTCCGCTCTCGCCGATCCCGATCCTCCGGGTGTCGGTGGCGCGGTCGGGCGTTGGGGGCAAGCGCACTCGCACCACCACCCGGCTCGGTTCCTGGATGGTCGCGGCTCATTGGGTCGCCCGTTAATGCGGCGCGGCCTACCTACCCGGTCGCTCCATAGTCCATAGTAGTGGATTGATGGCTATCCCTAACCCGTTGTTGGTAGTACTCGTCTCCATGCTGTTGCCGCACCAAACACCTCCCAGTTTGGGTGGAATCGACGCTGGATTTGCCTAACCCAAGAAGGCCTTTGAATATTTGAGGGATCGGACTAGCAGAATCTGTTCGCTGATTGGTGCTCCGTTCGATAGAACGGAGAGGGAATTGACTACTCCACCGTCCGTTGGATCGCTCACGGTTGCCTGGACTCTACTAGTATTCCACTGTACTCCTGCTAGATGGATCAACGGAGAACCCAGATCTGATGAGGTGTGCGACCGGGTCTCTCCCGGATCCGATCGAGCCCGGAAAGGTAAACTGAAGGCGAGCTTTACTACAGGGAATATATCATCAGCACGAGGGCCCAGCGGGGGAGATCTAGCATCGAACATCTCTCCACTCACCGTCGGGCACTCTGTACGATGATGGAGAAATCTGGCAGCTCGGCGCCTCGGCGGCGTACGTGGTAGGAGTAGCTGCAAAAGATTACTGCTAGTACAAGGAAAACTGGAAAGGCATGGGAAAATGGCGCGTGAGGTTTCAGTTGCTTGGAACGCACTTGATCAGGGGAAAATGAAACGGCGTGAGGTTCCAACTGATTGCTGCGCACTTGGATTTGATCGGGAAGGAAGTTGGGCACTCCGCCACAACGGAGCGCCTCACTGAACTTTCTCGCACGGCAACCACTCACGAGTCACACACATGTGCTCAGGCATGCTTGCTTGGCTGACTGCATGCATGATCTGCATGCCTCGATCGAGCCTTTCTTAGAACGACAGTGCGCGTCCATCCGATTCCGGCCACGGGGACGGGAGGAAACTTACCGACCCGCGACCGCGACCATCGGGTTGCTACTCTTTTTGACGAAACGAAGCAAGGCTGTTTGCTACGGAGTGGAGTACAAGTGTTTCCTGGTTCCTACCAACATCGTCCATACGAATTGACCGGTGCAATTATATTCGCCAACTTTGACAAGATGTTTTGCTATTTGGACGCCGCATCTCCAGTCACTTGTAAGAGCCAGGCCAGCCGCAGATGTTCAGGACGGGTAAGTAgtgaatttttcttttctatcgAAACTCAGGGAGTAACGTCATTGATCACAATGAATCTGGAAGATGTACCGATGATATCATATCATGTGGTTACCCGGCCCTACCCACTGACAAGCACACCCTGTCGGAAACGAGGAGGGCTGGTGGATATTAgagtgcaatttttttttccgagtgAATTGTTTTTTGTTTACAACCCAATGGCTGGGTTTCTAACTGAAATCATGCTGACAGAACAAGGTTTGAAATGACCCCAAGGCGAATCGCCATTATTCCCTGCAGACGGAATGGGCTGCGGCCCAACAACCTGCCGAAGAAATGTACCATGCCTCTTTTCCTTTAGACATTGTAGCTATTGATCCAGCCCACTAAAGAAAAGCTATTGATCTATGGGCCTGAAGTTTGTTCGGCCACATTACTACAAATTTTAGCCGTTCTAGTGGGCTAATAGGCCTTACCAATTTCGTCACACACTCACATGTTATGTGCCTCCGCTCAAAAAAACTCACGCCATGTACCTATATGTATCACATATTGTACTCCGTATCATAGTTTCTGAACCAACTATACCAAACTCCAGGCCCATGGATCAATTGCTTTTGCCTTCCTCGAAATTGCCGCGCTAGCATAGCAGCGTCCTGGGGGCTGGGAGACAACTGAACTGTATAGCTGTGAACGTCTTTTCATTTTGGTACTGCATATTTTCCACTCACATAAGCTTGATTTTTCCTATCCACAAATATAGAACGTATATTTCCTATGTCCTAAGCTAGTTTTGCGCCATCGCTCCGCTCAAACCGGTGGAAACCTCTCCAATTCAATCTGCTAACGCAAGCAGCTAGAAACATATAGTCGAATTACTGGGGGCCCAGCCGGACAAACATGTCAGGTCAAAGTTCCAGGAAGGCGACGCCGCCGTTTGGCTGTACGTGCTACATTAACCTCATCTTAGGCGAAGCGGTCAAGCTGTTTTGTCCTTGGCGGCGTTCAAGGGATAAAGCTGTCCTGTGTGCACGCATAGAAGAAGGATCAGGATGGTCCTCGAGGAGAAACGGCGGCTCGCGGTTattcggccgccgccgctctggGCCTCTGGCCAAGCATGTCCACTAGCTCCTGGCAAATTCCATGTGCGAAGAAACTGGAAGATTCCTGTCGAATCACGAGCGGTTCTCACCAATAAAACCGGAAATGACATATTTTTGCTTAACCCTAATAATAGACGACACACCGGTATAGTATGCAGCTTTTTCTAAGCCGCGGGAATTCTGCAGGTAGTGGTCTTTCTAGTGTGCGGGAGAGTTGTTCTTTGGCGTGCTTGGGTACCCGAACAACTTTGTTTGGTCAATCAAGAACGGTCCAGTGAGGCAGTGATTCGccagaaaataaaaggaaaaggaaagagcaATCCAGTGGACGACGGGTGATGAGTTTTGACACAGTCACGTCGCGCTCGCGCCGCCCAACGACCGGATCCGCGGAGACGATAAGCACGAGGCAACTTGATCCATCCGTGTGAACTTGGGAAGTCTCCAGCAGCTAGCAGGTGCACGCACGCACTGCGCCGTGATTTATCGGGATCCGCCCGCCCTCCAACACGTGCACATTGACGCCACCCGCTGCCAACGTATTCTTGCTCTGTTCAACGCCTGCACAAAACACTGATTTTCATCACGTTTTCCCTCCGTTTTCTATCTTGTCTTGCATTGAAGCCTGCGGCACAAAGCAACACGTTTCCGTCGACCGTCGCCCGCAAAGCTTATCAGAACAGCTGGAGTTAGCTACTGACGGAAGTTACCATCAGTTCCGCCATTTTACTCGAAAGCTCGGCAGCCTCAGCACGgattaatctttttttttgtaaacttATTCAATTTCTTTTGATGAATGGCTTACACAGACACTACCAAtgggcattttttttattacagTACCACTGCTCCACCATACACTGCCGCCTCTAGCACAGTAACCGCTACGGAAGGAACCCTTACAATAAACGAATGAAGAAACAGGAACAGGGAAGTTAGAAACTCCCCTGAACCGAATCAATCATATGCATGTCCCATGTATGTacacatatacacacacatgcaaCCGCCCTCGATGATGCAAACAATGCAGCAGCCAACGCTATCACCCTTCACCTCCGCTAGCTGTCACCAAGTACTACTCCAGATATGAACCGGGAGGCCCCTCCACGGACTCATCGCCGCCCTTCAATTCGAGTCGACATCACCAACGACACCTGCCTTTGTCTTATCAACCATCTAATCCCTCTTCTAAATTCTTCTTAAAATTATCCCGTGCTCGATCGGGTCAACTCCGGCGGCTCGCCCGCGAACGTCATTGCCTCCCAAGAACTAACGATGGATGCCATGATTTTGATCGCTTTGTTGCTTAGAACGGCTTGCCCCAGTACATGAGGATGTCCTGGAGCAGCGGGTCgccgccgagcccgagcccgccgccggcggatgCCGGGTTgtcggcggtggtggtggagaaggagcgcTCCCACTCGCTGATCTTGGGCTGGCTctgcacctcgccgccgcccgggaaCTGGTCCGGCGACAGCACGGCGGCCTGCTCCGAACAGCTCGAGTCCGCGTGCAGCCGCGGCATCGAGTCCGACGGCCGGTCGTAGTACGCCGCGTAGTCGGGGAAAGCCGGCGGGGCCATGCCGGAACCCACCAGGGGCTTCTGCTCTGGAGGGGAGCTCGCCATGGCGGCAGCCCCGTAGCCGCCCATCAGCGGCGGCTTCTggtccgcggccgccggcttcTCCAGCCCGCCCTTCTTGTTGTAGATGCGGCACAGGACCCAATCGTCCAACTGCACAGAACAAAATCACGGAACATGTCAGCAGAGCATACAGATCACGACGTACTATATCACTAATAATTTAAAACGAAATCGATATGGAAGCCAAGAATTATTGAAACGGACGATTGGTTTTGATGCTTTCTACCGGTCCACTAGTTGTTTATGTGGACTGTTTATCGCCATCGTCGCTGTCGGATGGGCGAGACGAATAATAACCCAATAATAATTGGTCCCGGGAATGAAAGGGATCAGGACTCAGGAGATGCCATCGAATGCTTCCATACAGAATGGGGACTCGTCGACCGCGAATCACTGAAGCAACTTGCACCGGGTGCGGGCCCCCCATCCCCGTAAAATCCCGCGGCCCCAAAACCATGGGCCAAGCCTATCCGCccattaaaaaaatctaccaCATGGAAATATCGGACTAAAATATCTCAGCTGGTTTATGCTAGCTGTAGAAAATTAATTAACCAGATGAAGAAATTCATCTGCAGTGCTGGCGCATCGGGACTCTATCAAGAATTGCGTAATCAATTGCTTACCCTGAGGCTGTTCTTCTTGCGGGCGGAGCGGTCGACGTCGGCGAGGCGGTACTCGTGCATGATCCAGTTGGTCTTCTCGCCCTTGGGCGCCTTCCCGGCGTAGAAGACGAGCGCCTTCTTGATGGCCACGGGCTTGGGCGAGCCCACGGGCTTGTCGGCCCCCGTGGCCTTCCAGTACCCCGACCCGGCCGCCCTGTTGGGCCTCGACCCGTTCGGGTACTTGCGGTCCCGCGGGGAGAAGAAGTACCACTCCTTCTCGCCGTACAGCGCCATCTCTGCGCGAACAAATCAAAATCACCGCAAGATTAGAACACGGTATCGACGGGATGAAGATAATTTTAAGgggaggagcagaggagaggaGCGTACTGGGGAGCTGCCATGGGTCGAACTTGTAGAGGTCGATCTCGGCGATGATGGGGACGGCGATGGGCGCGCCggcgcagcggcggcagaggtAGTGCATGACGAGCTCCTCGTCCGTCGGGTGGAAGCGGAAGCCCGGCGGCAGCTGCAGGTCCTGTCCGCCGCTCATCTTCGATACTCTCTCACGCTCGCTACTTCTTCCTCTCTAGTCTCTACTGGAAGGACAACTATCTCTCCGCTGTTCTTCTCTGTTGTGTGTacaggaaggaggagaggaggcttGAAACTTGTTCCGGGAGAGGAGCCCGGGATTTATAGAGCCCAACCAGGGGTGGTGCGTGGACCGCGACACGTGTGGCCCGTGCGGGCCGC
The Brachypodium distachyon strain Bd21 chromosome 2, Brachypodium_distachyon_v3.0, whole genome shotgun sequence genome window above contains:
- the LOC100824785 gene encoding probable methyltransferase PMT26; protein product: MAFGRGAKMDGRRPSSPSSSLCTTTTVVVFVALCLVGAWMMTSSTVFPLEVSSSNKKSEPLDASSNKKPEVRDQRAAVDFGATEESPSGNAGGSSAKFEDTDNNDNVPDESHNNRDAPEEEKFTEDTMEKPVERTEEKEAPKEKDEVKDSFDDANGKSEVKNSKEGGETGRSGDEEGKDNETTTENDVDQFNGEKKEDQEGKSGDDAMQDATEQPQIEEKVEESGEKEQAAKANEVFPDAAQSELLKESNTENGSFSTQAAESKKEKEAQASSKSSGDGITYSWKLCNSSAVTDYIPCLDNEKAIKKLHSTKHYEHRERHCPDEPPTCLVPLPEGYKRPIEWPKSRDKVWYSNVPHTKLAEYKGHQNWVKVSGDHLLFPGGGTQFKNGALHYIDTIQQALPDIAWGKRSRVILDVGCGVASFGGYMFDRDVLTMSFAPKDEHEAQVQFALERGIPAISAVMGTKRLPYPSRVFDVIHCARCRVPWHIEGGKLLLELNRLLRPGGYFVWSATPVYQKLPEDVEIWNAMSSLTKSMCWKMVKKTKDTLNQVGMAIYQKPMDNNCYEKRSEDSPPLCKETDDADASWNITLQACIHKLPVGPSVRGSKWPEFWPQRLEKTPFWIDGSHVGVYGKPANEDFEADYAHWKRVVSKSYVNGMGIDWSKVRNVMDMRAVYGGFAAALRGQRQVWVMNIVPIDSPDTLPIIYERGLFGMYHDWCESFSTYPRTYDLLHADHLFSKLKKRCKLLGVFAEVDRILRPEGKLIVRDSAETIIELEGMAKSLHWEVTMTYAKGNEGLLCVQKTMWRPKEIEASM
- the LOC100825087 gene encoding NAC domain-containing protein 48, encoding MSGGQDLQLPPGFRFHPTDEELVMHYLCRRCAGAPIAVPIIAEIDLYKFDPWQLPKMALYGEKEWYFFSPRDRKYPNGSRPNRAAGSGYWKATGADKPVGSPKPVAIKKALVFYAGKAPKGEKTNWIMHEYRLADVDRSARKKNSLRLDDWVLCRIYNKKGGLEKPAAADQKPPLMGGYGAAAMASSPPEQKPLVGSGMAPPAFPDYAAYYDRPSDSMPRLHADSSCSEQAAVLSPDQFPGGGEVQSQPKISEWERSFSTTTADNPASAGGGLGLGGDPLLQDILMYWGKPF